One window from the genome of Mycolicibacterium gadium encodes:
- a CDS encoding methylated-DNA--[protein]-cysteine S-methyltransferase, producing the protein METLQFRAVDSPVGLLTLAGRGGRLRHLRMVDQTYEPSRDGWENDDTAFSDAVEQLEAYFARERTDFDLSLDLIGTAFQRRVWAALLTIPYGETRTYGEIARQIGTPGAFRAVGLANGHNPIGIIVPCHRVIGSNGSLTGYGGGLDRKRALLDMEKAHNGTAQTLFQLTLPPQMPMPPNRIGGHRA; encoded by the coding sequence ATGGAAACCCTGCAATTCCGCGCCGTCGATAGTCCCGTCGGCCTGCTCACCCTGGCTGGCAGGGGCGGACGGTTGCGGCACTTGCGGATGGTCGATCAGACCTATGAGCCGAGCCGCGACGGATGGGAAAACGACGACACGGCGTTCTCCGATGCCGTGGAGCAGCTCGAGGCGTACTTCGCCCGGGAGAGAACCGATTTCGATCTGAGCCTCGATCTCATCGGCACCGCTTTCCAGCGCCGGGTGTGGGCTGCTCTGCTCACGATTCCCTATGGCGAGACTCGGACGTACGGCGAGATCGCAAGGCAGATCGGCACACCCGGTGCGTTTCGGGCGGTCGGCCTGGCCAATGGCCACAACCCGATCGGCATCATCGTGCCCTGCCATCGGGTAATCGGATCCAACGGCAGTCTCACCGGATACGGCGGCGGATTGGACCGCAAGCGCGCACTGCTCGACATGGAGAAGGCGCACAATGGCACGGCGCAGACGTTGTTCCAACTCACGCTACCCCCACAAATGCCTATGCCCCCCAACAGAATTGGGGGGCATAGGGCTTAA
- the mce gene encoding methylmalonyl-CoA epimerase: MTTEHVDARPALASALVTAIDHVGIAVPDLDAAIKWYHDHLGMIVLHEEINEDQGVREAMLSVRGAPVGSAQIQLMAPLDETSTIAKFLDKRGPGLQQLAYRTSDIDALSERLRAEGMRLLYDEPRRGTADSRINFIHPKDAGGVLIELVEPAADH, encoded by the coding sequence ATGACCACTGAACACGTAGACGCACGTCCGGCGCTCGCGAGCGCCCTCGTGACGGCTATCGATCATGTCGGCATCGCGGTCCCCGATCTCGACGCCGCCATCAAGTGGTACCACGACCACCTCGGCATGATCGTCCTGCACGAAGAGATCAACGAGGACCAGGGTGTGCGCGAGGCCATGCTCTCGGTGCGCGGCGCGCCCGTCGGCAGCGCGCAGATTCAGCTCATGGCGCCACTCGACGAGACCTCGACGATCGCGAAGTTCCTCGACAAGCGCGGACCCGGCCTGCAGCAGCTGGCGTATCGCACCAGCGACATCGACGCGCTCAGCGAGCGGCTTCGCGCCGAGGGTATGCGCCTGCTCTACGACGAGCCTCGTCGCGGCACGGCCGATTCACGGATCAACTTCATCCATCCCAAGGATGCCGGCGGCGTCCTCATCGAGCTCGTCGAGCCTGCCGCCGATCACTGA
- a CDS encoding adenylate/guanylate cyclase domain-containing protein: MTANKSVPQRVGRVLEKVTRQSGRLPDTPEFGSWLLGKPSESQRRRRVRIQLILTFFILFTNMLGIGVALLMIVVAIPVPSIFTDAPAWLTWAVAPGYMALALLVGTFWITSRIVNSLRWAMEERPPTRADQRNVFFAPWRVAKMILLLWGGGAALLTTWYGIYDTAFIPRFLFAVGFSGIVVATGCYLITEFALRPVAAQALEAGRPPRRLAHGVMGRTMTVWLLSSGVPVLGILLLAVFALSLQNLTSTQVAIAVGILAVVALTFGWVLMLLLSWLTATPVRVVRAALQRVEQGDLDTNLVVFDGTELGELQRGFNSMVEGLKERERVRDLFGRHVGREVAAAAEKERPKLGGEERHVAVIFVDIIGSTQLVTGRPATEVVDLLNRFFAVIVEEVDRHHGFVNKFEGDAALAVFGAPVHLDSPEDEALAAARAIARRIRDEVPECEAGIGVAAGTAVAGNVGAKERFEYTVIGEPVNEAARLCELAKDTPGHLLASSDAVSNSNEEERAHWTLGDSVTLRGHDEPTRLALPV, translated from the coding sequence ATGACGGCCAACAAGAGCGTGCCCCAGCGGGTGGGCCGAGTCCTGGAGAAGGTGACACGGCAGAGCGGCCGACTGCCCGATACACCGGAGTTCGGCTCCTGGCTGCTCGGCAAGCCGTCGGAAAGTCAGCGCCGCCGCCGCGTTCGCATCCAGCTGATCCTCACGTTCTTCATCTTGTTCACGAACATGCTCGGCATCGGCGTCGCGCTGCTGATGATCGTGGTCGCCATCCCCGTGCCCAGCATCTTCACCGATGCTCCGGCATGGCTGACGTGGGCCGTGGCGCCCGGGTACATGGCGTTGGCATTGCTGGTGGGCACCTTCTGGATCACGTCGCGAATCGTCAACTCGCTGCGATGGGCGATGGAGGAACGCCCTCCCACGCGGGCCGATCAGCGCAACGTGTTCTTCGCGCCGTGGCGGGTGGCGAAAATGATCTTGTTGCTGTGGGGTGGCGGCGCAGCATTGCTGACCACCTGGTACGGGATCTACGACACCGCGTTCATCCCGCGGTTCCTGTTCGCCGTGGGCTTCTCCGGCATCGTCGTCGCCACCGGGTGCTATCTGATCACGGAGTTCGCACTGCGCCCCGTCGCAGCCCAGGCGCTGGAGGCCGGTCGGCCACCCCGCCGGTTGGCACACGGTGTCATGGGGCGCACGATGACCGTCTGGTTGCTGAGCTCTGGCGTACCCGTGCTCGGCATCCTGCTGCTCGCGGTCTTCGCGCTGTCGCTGCAGAATCTCACCTCCACTCAGGTCGCAATCGCCGTCGGAATTCTGGCCGTGGTGGCGTTGACCTTCGGCTGGGTTCTCATGCTGCTGTTGTCGTGGCTGACGGCGACTCCGGTGCGGGTGGTGCGCGCCGCGCTGCAGCGGGTGGAGCAGGGCGATCTGGACACGAATCTGGTGGTGTTCGACGGCACCGAGCTCGGCGAGTTGCAACGCGGGTTCAACTCGATGGTCGAAGGCCTCAAGGAGCGGGAACGCGTGCGCGACCTTTTCGGTCGACACGTGGGCCGCGAGGTTGCCGCCGCGGCCGAGAAGGAACGGCCGAAATTGGGTGGCGAAGAACGGCACGTCGCGGTCATCTTTGTTGACATCATCGGCTCGACACAGCTGGTAACCGGCAGGCCCGCAACCGAAGTCGTCGATCTGCTCAATCGGTTCTTCGCGGTGATCGTGGAGGAAGTCGATCGCCACCACGGTTTCGTGAACAAATTCGAGGGCGACGCGGCCCTCGCCGTCTTCGGCGCGCCCGTACACCTCGACAGCCCGGAGGACGAAGCCCTCGCCGCCGCGCGGGCGATCGCGCGGCGCATCCGTGACGAGGTACCCGAATGTGAAGCCGGCATCGGCGTTGCGGCCGGTACGGCCGTCGCCGGAAATGTCGGTGCCAAGGAGCGCTTCGAGTACACCGTGATCGGTGAGCCGGTCAACGAGGCCGCACGGCTGTGCGAGCTGGCGAAGGACACACCCGGTCACCTGCTCGCGTCCTCTGATGCGGTGTCGAACTCCAACGAGGAAGAGCGTGCGCACTGGACGCTCGGCGATTCGGTGACGCTGCGCGGCCACGACGAACCCACCCGTCTCGCGCTTCCGGTCTGA
- the nucS gene encoding endonuclease NucS, translating to MRLVIAQCTVDYVGRLTAHLPSARRLLLIKADGSVSVHADDRAYKPLNWMSPPCWLTEEPDGPAPVWVVENKAGEQLRITVEAVEHDSSHELGVDPGLVKDGVEAHLQELLAEHVELLGAGYSLVRREYMTAIGPVDLLCRDEKGGSVAVEIKRRGEIDGVEQLTRYLELLNRDTVLAPVAGVFAAQQIKPQARTLATDRGIRCVTLDYDQMRGMDSDEFRLF from the coding sequence GTGCGTCTCGTCATCGCCCAGTGCACCGTCGACTACGTCGGGCGCCTGACAGCTCATCTGCCGTCGGCCCGCCGGCTGCTCCTCATCAAAGCCGACGGCTCGGTGAGTGTCCACGCCGACGATCGCGCCTACAAGCCGCTCAACTGGATGAGCCCGCCCTGCTGGCTCACCGAGGAACCCGACGGGCCCGCGCCGGTCTGGGTGGTCGAGAACAAGGCGGGAGAGCAGCTGCGGATCACCGTAGAGGCCGTCGAACATGACTCCAGCCACGAACTCGGTGTCGATCCCGGATTGGTGAAGGACGGTGTCGAGGCGCATCTGCAGGAGCTGCTCGCCGAACACGTCGAGCTGCTGGGCGCGGGCTACTCACTGGTGCGCCGCGAATACATGACCGCTATCGGGCCGGTGGACTTGCTGTGTCGCGACGAGAAGGGCGGCTCGGTCGCCGTCGAGATCAAACGGCGGGGCGAGATCGACGGCGTCGAACAGCTCACCCGTTACCTCGAACTCCTCAACCGCGACACCGTGCTGGCGCCCGTCGCGGGAGTGTTCGCCGCCCAGCAGATCAAGCCCCAGGCTCGGACGCTGGCGACCGACCGTGGGATCCGTTGCGTGACTTTGGACTACGACCAGATGCGCGGCATGGACAGCGACGAGTTCCGGCTTTTCTGA
- a CDS encoding co-chaperone YbbN — MTRPRPVAASMAGAIDLSALKQPASAAAGGAAAKPSGGVEVTEANLEAEVLVRSSQVPVVVLLWSPRSDASLQLGDVLASLAAADGGKWSLATVNVDVVPRVAQMFGVQAIPTVVALGGGQPLSSFQGMQPPEQLRGWIDSLLDATAGKLSGGGEDPEQVDPELAQARAHLDAGDFDAARAAYQAILDARPNDPEAKGAVRQISFLQRASAHRPDAVAAADAAPDDIDAVFAAADVEILQQNIAAAFDRLIALFKRKTDDDRTKVRTRLVELFDLFDPADPEVIAGRRKLANALY, encoded by the coding sequence GTGACTCGTCCACGTCCCGTCGCGGCCTCCATGGCAGGTGCGATCGACCTTTCGGCGCTCAAACAGCCGGCCAGTGCCGCCGCAGGCGGCGCCGCCGCCAAACCGTCCGGCGGTGTAGAGGTCACCGAGGCCAACCTCGAAGCCGAGGTCCTGGTCCGCTCCAGTCAGGTCCCCGTCGTGGTCCTGCTGTGGTCTCCGCGCAGCGACGCCAGCCTGCAGCTGGGTGACGTGCTGGCCAGTCTCGCCGCCGCCGACGGCGGCAAGTGGTCGCTCGCGACGGTCAACGTCGACGTCGTCCCGCGGGTAGCGCAGATGTTCGGCGTCCAGGCGATCCCGACCGTCGTGGCATTGGGCGGGGGACAACCGCTCTCGAGCTTCCAGGGCATGCAGCCGCCCGAGCAGTTGCGCGGATGGATCGACTCGCTGCTGGACGCGACCGCGGGGAAACTCAGCGGCGGGGGCGAGGATCCCGAACAGGTCGATCCCGAACTGGCCCAGGCACGGGCGCATCTGGATGCCGGCGACTTCGACGCCGCGCGCGCCGCGTATCAGGCGATCCTCGACGCCAGGCCGAACGACCCCGAGGCCAAAGGTGCGGTGCGTCAGATCTCGTTCCTGCAGCGCGCATCGGCACATCGTCCCGATGCGGTGGCCGCGGCCGACGCCGCACCCGATGACATCGACGCCGTGTTCGCCGCAGCCGATGTGGAAATTCTGCAGCAGAACATTGCGGCCGCGTTCGACCGGCTGATCGCGTTGTTCAAGCGCAAGACCGATGACGACCGCACCAAGGTGCGGACCCGGCTGGTCGAGCTGTTCGACCTCTTCGACCCGGCCGATCCCGAGGTGATCGCGGGCCGACGCAAACTGGCCAACGCGTTGTACTGA
- a CDS encoding fatty acyl-AMP ligase: MDGSTAPEGLLRIEDCLDADGGIVLPPGTTLISLIDRNIASVGDTVAYRYLDFAGSSDGRPIELTWNQLGRRMQAIGAHVQSVAARGDRVAILAPQGLDYVAAFFAAVKAGTVAVPLFAPELQGHAERLETALTDARPSAILTTAAAAGAVREFLAGFALAPDVPVIAVDDIPNSAAETFGPVDLDVDDVSHLQYTSGSTRPPVGVEITHRAVGTNLLQMILSIDLLDRNTHGVSWLPLYHDMGLSMIGFPAVYGGHSTLMSPTAFIRRPQRWIRALSDGSREGRVVTAAPNFAYEYTAQRGVPATGEDVDLANVVMIIGSEPVSIDAITAFNDAFAPFGLPAAAIKPSYGIAEATLFVSTIAPSARATVTYFDRRRLAEGVAVRVAADSDNAIAHVSCGQIARSQWAVIVEPEAHTELADGQVGEIWLHGDNTARRYWGQPEASRLTFDASLRSRRLPRSHADGAPVDGTWLRTGDLGVYLDGELYVTGRRADAIRVDGLHHYPQDVEATAQSASPIVRRGYVAAFATDSGVVIVAERASGTRGADPDTAAEAIRAAVTHIHGLSIAEVRFVPAGTIPRTTSGKVARRACRAEYLSGALRG, encoded by the coding sequence GTGGACGGTTCGACTGCCCCCGAGGGTCTGTTGAGGATCGAGGACTGCCTCGATGCCGACGGCGGCATCGTGCTGCCACCCGGTACGACCCTGATATCGCTGATCGATCGCAACATCGCCAGCGTCGGCGACACCGTCGCCTACCGCTATCTGGATTTCGCCGGCTCATCCGACGGCCGCCCGATCGAATTGACCTGGAACCAGCTGGGCCGTCGAATGCAGGCGATCGGGGCGCACGTCCAGAGTGTCGCGGCGCGGGGTGACCGCGTGGCGATCCTGGCCCCGCAGGGCCTCGATTACGTCGCGGCATTCTTCGCCGCAGTGAAAGCGGGAACGGTCGCGGTGCCGCTTTTCGCCCCCGAACTCCAGGGTCACGCCGAACGTCTCGAAACGGCACTGACGGACGCCCGTCCGTCGGCGATCCTGACGACCGCCGCGGCGGCCGGCGCCGTGCGCGAGTTCCTCGCTGGCTTCGCTCTCGCGCCCGATGTGCCGGTCATCGCCGTCGATGACATCCCTAACTCGGCCGCCGAGACATTCGGTCCCGTCGATCTCGACGTCGATGACGTCTCACACCTGCAATACACCTCGGGCTCGACGAGGCCACCGGTCGGGGTGGAGATCACCCACCGCGCGGTCGGGACGAATCTGCTGCAGATGATCTTGTCCATCGATCTGCTCGACCGAAACACCCACGGCGTCAGCTGGTTACCGCTGTACCACGACATGGGGTTGTCGATGATCGGCTTCCCGGCGGTATACGGCGGCCACTCCACGCTGATGTCGCCGACCGCGTTCATCCGTCGCCCGCAGCGCTGGATCCGGGCCTTGTCGGACGGATCACGGGAGGGACGAGTGGTCACCGCCGCGCCGAACTTCGCCTACGAGTACACCGCGCAGCGGGGCGTGCCCGCGACGGGCGAGGACGTCGACCTCGCCAACGTGGTGATGATCATCGGCTCCGAGCCGGTCAGCATCGACGCGATCACGGCGTTCAACGACGCGTTCGCGCCGTTCGGGTTGCCGGCCGCGGCGATCAAGCCGTCGTACGGAATCGCCGAAGCGACGCTCTTCGTGTCGACCATCGCCCCTTCCGCCCGTGCCACGGTTACGTATTTCGACCGACGTCGACTCGCCGAAGGTGTGGCGGTGCGGGTCGCGGCAGATTCTGACAACGCGATCGCCCACGTGTCGTGTGGCCAGATCGCTCGCAGCCAGTGGGCAGTCATCGTCGAACCCGAAGCGCACACCGAACTGGCCGACGGCCAGGTAGGCGAGATCTGGTTGCACGGAGACAACACCGCTCGGCGGTACTGGGGGCAGCCCGAGGCGTCGCGGCTGACGTTCGACGCCTCGTTACGGTCACGCCGGCTGCCGCGGAGTCACGCCGACGGCGCGCCGGTCGACGGGACATGGTTACGCACCGGCGATCTCGGGGTCTACCTCGATGGCGAGCTGTATGTGACCGGCAGACGTGCGGACGCGATCCGCGTCGACGGGCTCCACCACTACCCGCAGGACGTCGAGGCAACCGCGCAGTCCGCTTCGCCGATCGTGCGCCGGGGGTACGTCGCGGCATTTGCCACCGACTCCGGCGTCGTCATCGTCGCCGAACGCGCGTCAGGCACCCGCGGCGCCGATCCTGACACCGCGGCCGAGGCGATCCGCGCAGCCGTCACGCACATCCACGGACTCTCGATTGCCGAGGTCCGCTTCGTACCGGCCGGCACGATTCCGCGCACGACGAGCGGCAAGGTGGCCCGCCGTGCATGCCGCGCCGAGTACCTCAGCGGCGCACTACGGGGGTAG
- a CDS encoding acetyl-CoA C-acetyltransferase: protein MTTSVIVAGARTPIGKLMGSLKDFSGSDLGAVAIAGALDKAKVPASAVDYVIMGQVLTAGAGQMPARQAAVAAGIGWDVPSLTINKMCLSGIDAIALADQLIRAGEFDVVVAGGQESMTKAPHLLMDSRAGYKYGDVTVLDHMAYDGLHDVFTDQPMGALTEQRNDADQFTRAEQDEFAARSHQKAAAAWKDGVFADEVVPVKIPQRKGDPIEFTEDEGIRANTTAESLAGLKPAFRKDGTITAGSASQISDGAAAVVVMSKEKAQEMGLTWLCEIGAHGVVAGPDSTLQSQPANAIKKAIAREGISVDQLDVIEINEAFSAVALASMKELGVDPEKVNVNGGAIAVGHPIGMSGARIALHAALELSRRGSGYAVAALCGAGGQGDALVLRAG, encoded by the coding sequence ATGACGACGTCGGTGATCGTTGCTGGAGCGCGTACGCCAATCGGCAAATTGATGGGCTCGTTGAAGGATTTCTCGGGTAGTGACCTGGGCGCCGTCGCGATCGCAGGTGCGCTGGACAAGGCCAAGGTCCCGGCGTCCGCCGTCGACTACGTCATCATGGGGCAGGTCCTGACCGCCGGTGCTGGGCAAATGCCCGCCAGGCAGGCTGCGGTCGCCGCGGGCATCGGCTGGGATGTGCCCTCGCTGACCATCAACAAGATGTGCCTGTCCGGAATCGACGCGATCGCGCTGGCCGATCAACTGATCCGCGCGGGCGAGTTCGACGTCGTGGTCGCGGGCGGCCAGGAATCGATGACCAAGGCGCCCCACCTACTCATGGACAGCCGCGCGGGCTACAAGTACGGCGATGTCACCGTTCTCGATCACATGGCCTACGACGGATTGCACGACGTCTTCACCGATCAGCCGATGGGCGCGCTGACCGAACAGCGCAACGACGCCGACCAGTTCACCCGGGCCGAGCAGGACGAGTTTGCGGCACGTTCGCACCAAAAGGCCGCTGCGGCATGGAAGGACGGAGTCTTCGCCGACGAGGTCGTGCCGGTGAAGATCCCGCAGCGCAAGGGTGACCCGATCGAGTTCACCGAGGACGAGGGCATCCGCGCCAATACCACCGCCGAGTCCCTGGCCGGACTCAAGCCGGCGTTCCGCAAGGACGGCACCATCACGGCGGGGTCAGCGTCGCAGATCTCCGACGGCGCGGCAGCAGTCGTCGTGATGAGCAAAGAGAAGGCCCAGGAGATGGGGCTGACCTGGCTGTGCGAGATCGGCGCTCACGGCGTGGTGGCGGGCCCGGATTCGACCCTGCAGTCGCAGCCAGCCAACGCCATCAAGAAGGCCATTGCCCGCGAGGGTATTTCGGTCGATCAGCTGGACGTCATCGAGATCAACGAGGCGTTCTCCGCGGTGGCGCTCGCGTCGATGAAGGAGTTGGGCGTCGACCCGGAGAAGGTCAATGTGAACGGCGGCGCGATCGCCGTCGGGCATCCGATCGGTATGTCCGGCGCCCGGATCGCCCTGCACGCCGCGCTTGAGCTGTCACGACGCGGTTCCGGTTATGCGGTCGCGGCGCTGTGCGGCGCCGGCGGCCAGGGCGACGCCCTCGTGCTGAGGGCAGGCTGA
- a CDS encoding DNA-3-methyladenine glycosylase 2 family protein: MHEDFDRCYRAVQSKDARFDGWFVTAVLTTKIYCRPSCPVRPPYARNMRFYPTAAAAQKAGFRACKRCRPDASPGSPEWNVRGDVVARAMRLITDGTVDREGVAGLAARVGYTTRQLERLLQAEVGANPLALARAQRAQTARVLIETTELPFSDVAFAAGFSSIRQFNDTVRAVCDLTPTALRQRACSRFGRGESATGALSLRLPVRMPFAYEGLFGHLAASAVPGVEEVRAGSYRRTLRLANGNGIVSLTPQPDHVKCEIRLDDFRDLAAAIARCRRLLDLDADPEAVVDALGADADLSALVAKAPGQRIPRTVDEQELALRVVLGQQVSVKAARTHAARLVTAYGQPVADADGGLTHVFPAVEDLAEIDPAHLAFPKSRKRTLTTLIRALATRDVVLDAGCDWDRARAQLLELPGIGPWTAEVIAMRGLGDPDAFPSSDLGVRIAAEQLGIPTEPRPLTEHSMQWRPWRSYATQHLWTALDHAVNEWPPKEK, encoded by the coding sequence GTGCACGAAGATTTCGACCGGTGTTACCGAGCCGTCCAGTCCAAGGACGCGCGGTTCGACGGCTGGTTCGTCACCGCCGTGCTGACCACGAAGATCTACTGCAGGCCCAGCTGTCCGGTGCGCCCGCCGTATGCCCGCAACATGCGGTTTTACCCCACTGCCGCCGCCGCTCAGAAAGCCGGCTTTCGCGCTTGCAAGCGATGCCGGCCAGACGCCTCACCGGGGTCGCCGGAGTGGAACGTGCGTGGCGACGTTGTAGCGCGGGCGATGCGACTCATCACGGATGGCACAGTCGACCGTGAGGGCGTCGCGGGCCTGGCTGCTCGCGTCGGATACACCACGCGTCAGCTCGAACGGCTGCTGCAGGCCGAGGTTGGGGCGAATCCTCTTGCGCTCGCTCGAGCGCAGCGCGCTCAGACCGCTCGTGTGCTGATCGAAACGACCGAATTGCCGTTCAGCGACGTCGCATTCGCGGCGGGCTTCTCCAGCATCCGCCAGTTCAACGACACGGTGCGTGCGGTATGCGACCTGACGCCGACCGCGCTACGACAGCGGGCATGTTCGAGGTTCGGGCGCGGGGAGAGCGCGACGGGCGCGTTGTCACTGCGCCTACCGGTGCGCATGCCGTTCGCATACGAGGGGCTGTTCGGCCACCTGGCGGCGAGCGCAGTGCCGGGCGTCGAGGAGGTGCGTGCGGGCAGCTACCGGCGGACGCTGCGATTGGCGAATGGCAACGGAATCGTCAGTCTCACACCACAACCCGATCATGTGAAGTGCGAGATCAGGTTGGACGACTTTCGGGATCTCGCCGCGGCGATAGCACGATGCCGGCGTCTGCTGGACTTGGACGCCGATCCGGAGGCGGTCGTCGACGCACTCGGCGCCGACGCGGACCTCAGTGCGTTGGTCGCCAAGGCGCCGGGGCAGCGAATCCCGCGGACAGTCGACGAGCAGGAGCTGGCACTACGGGTCGTGCTCGGCCAGCAGGTGTCCGTCAAGGCCGCACGCACCCACGCCGCCCGTCTCGTGACCGCCTACGGTCAGCCCGTCGCCGATGCGGATGGCGGCCTCACGCATGTGTTCCCCGCGGTCGAGGATCTCGCTGAGATCGACCCGGCGCACCTGGCCTTTCCGAAGTCCCGCAAGCGGACGCTGACCACGCTGATCAGGGCGTTGGCCACGCGGGATGTGGTGCTCGACGCCGGATGCGACTGGGATCGTGCGCGCGCGCAACTCCTGGAACTGCCCGGCATCGGCCCATGGACCGCCGAGGTCATCGCGATGCGCGGCCTCGGCGACCCAGACGCCTTTCCCTCCAGTGACCTCGGAGTGCGGATCGCGGCAGAGCAGTTGGGCATACCGACAGAGCCGCGTCCGCTCACTGAACACAGCATGCAATGGCGACCGTGGCGGTCCTATGCCACCCAGCATTTGTGGACAGCACTGGATCACGCGGTCAACGAATGGCCGCCGAAGGAGAAGTGA
- a CDS encoding DUF3817 domain-containing protein, which yields MTGALDLRSIAGWFRLVALLEAVSWVGLLAGMYFKYLASSPTEIGVKVFGMAHGLIFVAFVAAALLAGIAFKWSFGTWSLALIASIVPLGSVIFLIWADRTGKMGAAVPAAAVMQPGQPVPEAT from the coding sequence ATGACAGGCGCTCTTGATCTTCGATCCATTGCTGGGTGGTTCCGACTGGTTGCTCTGCTAGAGGCCGTCAGTTGGGTCGGCCTGCTGGCCGGGATGTATTTCAAGTACCTGGCCAGCTCGCCGACCGAGATCGGCGTCAAGGTGTTCGGCATGGCCCACGGACTGATCTTCGTCGCCTTCGTGGCGGCCGCACTGCTGGCCGGAATCGCGTTCAAATGGTCCTTCGGGACGTGGTCGCTGGCGCTGATCGCGAGCATCGTGCCGCTAGGCAGTGTGATCTTCCTCATATGGGCTGATCGGACCGGCAAAATGGGTGCCGCGGTTCCGGCCGCGGCGGTCATGCAACCGGGTCAGCCGGTTCCCGAAGCGACGTGA